Proteins encoded together in one Canis aureus isolate CA01 chromosome 21, VMU_Caureus_v.1.0, whole genome shotgun sequence window:
- the UNC93B1 gene encoding protein unc-93 homolog B1 isoform X1: MEAEPPLYRVAGAAGAQGDEDRLGVPDGSGAPLDELVGAYPNYNEEEEERRYYRRKRLGVLKNVLAASTGGMLTYGVYLGLLQMQLILHYDETYREVKYGNMGLPDIDNKMLMGINVTPIAALLYTPVLIRFFGTKWMMFLAVGIYALFVSTNYWERYYTLVPSAVALGMAIVPLWASMGNYITRMAQKYYEYSHYKERDEQGPQQRPPRGSHAPYLLVFQAIFYSFFHLSFACAQLPMIYFLNHYLYDLNHTLYNVQSCGTNSQGILSGFNKTVLRTLPRSGNLIVVESVLMAVAFLAMLLVLGLCGAAYRPTEEIDLRSVGWGNIFQLPFKHVRDFRLRHLVPFFIYSGFEVLFACTGLALGYGVCSVGLERLAYLLVAYSLGASASSILGLLGLWLPRPVPLVAGAGLHLLLTLGLFFWAPAPRVLQHIWILYVAAVLWGVGSALNKTGLSTLLGILYEDKERQDFIFTIYHWWQAVAIFTVYLGSSLPMKAKLAVLLLTLLAAAASYLWMEHKLQRGLVPRQPRIPRPQHKVRGYRYLEEDNSDESDAEGEHGGGGGGPGDGVEEEVAPSGPRPGPEPGGLGRRPCPYEQALGGDGPEEQ; the protein is encoded by the exons ATGGAAGCGGAGCCGCCGCTCTACCGGgtggcgggggccgcgggggcgcagGGCGATGAGGACCGGCTCGGGGTCCCAGACGGGTCCGGGGCTCCG CTGGACGAGCTGGTGGGCGCGTACCCCAACTACAacgaggaggaggaagagcgCCGCTACTACCGCCGCAAGCGCCTCGGCGTGCTCAAGAACGTGCTGGCGGCCAGCACCGGCGGCATGCTCACCTACGGCGTCTACCTGG GCCTCCTGCAGATGCAGCTGATCCTGCACTATGATGAGACCTACCGCGAGGTGAAGTATGGCAACATGGGCCTGCCGGACATTGACAACAAGATGCTGATGGGCATCAACGTGACCCCCATCGCGGCTCTGCTCTACACACCTGTGCTCATCAG GTTTTTTGGCACCAAGTGGATGATGTTTCTGGCTGTGGGCATCTATGCCCTCTTTGTCTCCACCAACTACTGGGAGCGTTACTACACCCTTGTGCCCTCAGCTGTGGCCCTGGGCATGGCCATCGTGCCACTTTGGGCCTCCATGGGCAACTACATCACCAG GATGGCTCAGAAGTATTACGAGTACTCCCACTATAAGGAGCGGGATGAGCAGGGCCCCCAGCAGCGCCCGCCTCGGGGCTCCCATGCACCATACCTCCTGGTCTTCCAAGCGATCTTCTATAGCTTCTTCCAT CTGAGCTTCGCCTGTGCCCAGCTGCCCATGATCTACTTCCTGAACCACTACCTGTATGACCTGAACCACACACTCTACAACGTGCAGAGCTGCG GTACTAACAGCCAGGGCATCCTCAGTGGCTTCAACAAGACTGTTCTGCGGACGTTACCACGGAGCGGGAACCTCATTGTGGTGGAGAGTGTGCTCATGGCGGTGGCTTTCCTGGCCATGCTGCTG GTGCTGGGGCTGTGCGGCGCCGCCTACCGGCCCACGGAGGAGATCGACCTGCGCAGCGTGGGCTGGGGCAACATCTTCCAGCTGCCCTTCAAGCACGTGCGCGACTTCCGCCTGCGGCACCTCGTGCCCTTCTTTATCTACAGCGGCTTCGAGGTGCTCTTTGCCTGCACTGGGCTCGCCCTG ggctaTGGTGTGTGCTCAGTGGGACTGGAACGCCTGGCCTACCTCCTTGTGGCTTACAGCCTGGGCGCGTCAGCCTCCTCAATCCTAGGCCTGCTGGGGCTGTGGCTGCCTCGCCCGGTGCCTCTGGTGGCTGGGGCTGGCCTGCACCTGCTCCTCACACTTGGCCTCTTTTTCTGGGCCCCTGCACCTCGGGTCCTGCAACACATTTGGATCCTCTACGTAGCAGCTGTCCTCTGGGGTGTAGGCAGTGCCCTCAATAAGACCGGGCTCAGCA CACTCTTGGGAATCCTCTATGAGGACAAAGAAAGACAAGACTTCATCTTCACTATCTACCACTGGTGGCAGGCAGTGGCCATCTTCACCGTGTACCTGGGCTCAAGCCTGCCCATGAAG GCCAAGCTGGCGGTGCTGCTGCTGACGCTGCTGGCGGCCGCGGCCTCGTACCTGTGGATGGAGCACAAGCTGCAGCGGGGCCTGGTCCCGCGCCAGCCCCGCATCCCGCGGCCGCAGCACAAGGTGCGCGGCTACCGCTACCTGGAGGAGGACAACTCCGACGAGAGCGACGCGGAGGGCGAGcacggcggtggcggcggcggcccgggggacggcgtggaggaggaggtggcgcCCTcggggccccggcccggccccgaaCCAGGCGGCCTTGGCCGCCGACCCTGCCCCTACGAACAGGCCCTGGGGGGCGACGGGCCCGAGGAGCAGTGA
- the UNC93B1 gene encoding protein unc-93 homolog B1 isoform X2 translates to MQLILHYDETYREVKYGNMGLPDIDNKMLMGINVTPIAALLYTPVLIRFFGTKWMMFLAVGIYALFVSTNYWERYYTLVPSAVALGMAIVPLWASMGNYITRMAQKYYEYSHYKERDEQGPQQRPPRGSHAPYLLVFQAIFYSFFHLSFACAQLPMIYFLNHYLYDLNHTLYNVQSCGTNSQGILSGFNKTVLRTLPRSGNLIVVESVLMAVAFLAMLLVLGLCGAAYRPTEEIDLRSVGWGNIFQLPFKHVRDFRLRHLVPFFIYSGFEVLFACTGLALGYGVCSVGLERLAYLLVAYSLGASASSILGLLGLWLPRPVPLVAGAGLHLLLTLGLFFWAPAPRVLQHIWILYVAAVLWGVGSALNKTGLSTLLGILYEDKERQDFIFTIYHWWQAVAIFTVYLGSSLPMKAKLAVLLLTLLAAAASYLWMEHKLQRGLVPRQPRIPRPQHKVRGYRYLEEDNSDESDAEGEHGGGGGGPGDGVEEEVAPSGPRPGPEPGGLGRRPCPYEQALGGDGPEEQ, encoded by the exons ATGCAGCTGATCCTGCACTATGATGAGACCTACCGCGAGGTGAAGTATGGCAACATGGGCCTGCCGGACATTGACAACAAGATGCTGATGGGCATCAACGTGACCCCCATCGCGGCTCTGCTCTACACACCTGTGCTCATCAG GTTTTTTGGCACCAAGTGGATGATGTTTCTGGCTGTGGGCATCTATGCCCTCTTTGTCTCCACCAACTACTGGGAGCGTTACTACACCCTTGTGCCCTCAGCTGTGGCCCTGGGCATGGCCATCGTGCCACTTTGGGCCTCCATGGGCAACTACATCACCAG GATGGCTCAGAAGTATTACGAGTACTCCCACTATAAGGAGCGGGATGAGCAGGGCCCCCAGCAGCGCCCGCCTCGGGGCTCCCATGCACCATACCTCCTGGTCTTCCAAGCGATCTTCTATAGCTTCTTCCAT CTGAGCTTCGCCTGTGCCCAGCTGCCCATGATCTACTTCCTGAACCACTACCTGTATGACCTGAACCACACACTCTACAACGTGCAGAGCTGCG GTACTAACAGCCAGGGCATCCTCAGTGGCTTCAACAAGACTGTTCTGCGGACGTTACCACGGAGCGGGAACCTCATTGTGGTGGAGAGTGTGCTCATGGCGGTGGCTTTCCTGGCCATGCTGCTG GTGCTGGGGCTGTGCGGCGCCGCCTACCGGCCCACGGAGGAGATCGACCTGCGCAGCGTGGGCTGGGGCAACATCTTCCAGCTGCCCTTCAAGCACGTGCGCGACTTCCGCCTGCGGCACCTCGTGCCCTTCTTTATCTACAGCGGCTTCGAGGTGCTCTTTGCCTGCACTGGGCTCGCCCTG ggctaTGGTGTGTGCTCAGTGGGACTGGAACGCCTGGCCTACCTCCTTGTGGCTTACAGCCTGGGCGCGTCAGCCTCCTCAATCCTAGGCCTGCTGGGGCTGTGGCTGCCTCGCCCGGTGCCTCTGGTGGCTGGGGCTGGCCTGCACCTGCTCCTCACACTTGGCCTCTTTTTCTGGGCCCCTGCACCTCGGGTCCTGCAACACATTTGGATCCTCTACGTAGCAGCTGTCCTCTGGGGTGTAGGCAGTGCCCTCAATAAGACCGGGCTCAGCA CACTCTTGGGAATCCTCTATGAGGACAAAGAAAGACAAGACTTCATCTTCACTATCTACCACTGGTGGCAGGCAGTGGCCATCTTCACCGTGTACCTGGGCTCAAGCCTGCCCATGAAG GCCAAGCTGGCGGTGCTGCTGCTGACGCTGCTGGCGGCCGCGGCCTCGTACCTGTGGATGGAGCACAAGCTGCAGCGGGGCCTGGTCCCGCGCCAGCCCCGCATCCCGCGGCCGCAGCACAAGGTGCGCGGCTACCGCTACCTGGAGGAGGACAACTCCGACGAGAGCGACGCGGAGGGCGAGcacggcggtggcggcggcggcccgggggacggcgtggaggaggaggtggcgcCCTcggggccccggcccggccccgaaCCAGGCGGCCTTGGCCGCCGACCCTGCCCCTACGAACAGGCCCTGGGGGGCGACGGGCCCGAGGAGCAGTGA